CGAGGGCCCCGGCGCGCGGCCGGCGCACAGCCGCCTGCTCGCGGCGGGCGTGCACGTGGTCGAGCACCTGACCGGGCTCGGGGCGCTGCCGCCCACCGGCGCGCGCTTCACCGCGGTCCCGCCGAAGGTGCGCGGCTTCGGGACCTTCCCCGTGCGGGCGTACGCGACGTTCGACGCCGCCTGACCGGCACGGGGCGCCCAGGGCGTCCTGACTATCCTGGATCGATGCATCCCGCCCTCGCCGCGCTCGGCCGACGACTCCGTCCCCGGACCAGGCTCGCCGCGCTCGGCCGCCGGGTGCGACCGAGGACGCGGATCCTCGCGGTCGCCGGGGGGCTCCGCGAGCGCCGGGCCGCGGCCGTCGCCGCCCGCCCGATCGATCACCCGCGCTCCCTCGCGTTCCGCCGCGAGCTGCTGGTGCTCGAGCTCGCCAACCGGTTCTCTCGCCGCCCGGTGACCGATCCGGGCGGCGAGGTCGTGGTCACCATGACGACGCACGGCGACCGCATCCACCGCGTGCACGTCGCCCTCGAGTCGATCGCGCGCGGCTCCGCCCGACCGGCCCGCCTGGCCCTCTGGCTCGACGACCCGGCGCTCGTCGCGGCGCTGCCCGCGAGCCTCGAGCGCCTCCGCCGGCGCGGCCTCGAGATCCACCTCGTCGAGGGCCACCGCGTGCACACCAAGTACTACCCGCACCTGCTCTCGGGTCGTGCCGGGGAGCGCGATCTCGTCACCTCCGACGACGACATCGTCTACCCGCGGCACTGGCTCCGCGGGCTGCTCGACGCCCGGGCGCGGTACCCGCGCGAGACGGTGCTGTGCTACCGCGCGCACCGGGTCGCGGTCGTCGACGGTGTCGTCGCGCCCTACACGAGCTGGCGCCCGGTCGAGGACACCCGCGCGGGGTTCGACGTCTTCGGCACCTCCGTCTCGGGCCAGCTGTTCCCGAGCGAGCTGATGGAGGCGGTGGCCGCGCACGGCGACGCGTTCCGCGAGGTCGCTCCGGACGCCGACGACATCTGGCTGCACGTGCGCGCGGTCGACGCGGGCTACCGGATCGCCCAGATCCAGCCGGAGGCGGAGCTGTTCCCGTTCGTGCCGCGCACCCAGCAGTCCGGGCTCTACCTCGTCAACTACTGGGACGGCGGCAACGACCGCCAGGCACGTGCGACCTACACCCCCGCCGTCACCGAGCGCATCGCCGCCGATGCCGGGCGCGGTGCCCTGTGACGGACCCGGAAGGACCGATGCGACTCCTGTTCCTCAGCAACCTCTACCCGCCGCAGGTGCTCGGCGGCTACGAGATGACCTGCGCCCGCGTCGCCGAGGCGATGGCGGCCCGGGGGCACGCCGTGCGCGTGCTGACCACGCCGACCTACCTGCCTCCGGAGGCCTCGCCGGTCGAGGTTCACCGGACGCTGGGACTGCGCACCTACTTCCCGCTGCCGCAGACCGGCGGCGAGATCGTGCAGCTGATGCACCACGAGAGCGCGGTGTCGCGGTTCGAGAACACCCGCATCCTGCTCGAGGAGCTGCGCGACTTCGCGCCGACCCACGTGGTCGCGTTCAACATCCTGGGGCTCGGCGGGCTCGCCCTGATCGACCTCCTGCGCACGGTCGACGCCGGCTGGATGTGGAACCTGGGCGACCGGATCCCGAACGCGCTCGTCGACGGGCTCCCCGAGCGCGTCCTGGAGGTCTACGGCGCCGACGCCGCCGATCACTTCGACCGCGGGGAGATCGTGGCGGTCAGCCGCTCCCTCGTCGACGCGATCGAGGCGGGCGGGCTCGAGCTGGGCGAGGTCGAGGTGATCGGCCGCGGCGTGAGCGTGCCGCCCGACTCCGGTGAGCCCCGCCGGTACCGCGAGGGCGGGATCACGCGCTTCACCTTCGCGGCGTCGCTCGGCGAGCACAAGGGCGTCGAGCTGGTGCTCGAGGCGGCGGCCCTGCTCGCGGAGGAGACCCGCGACTTCCGCGTCGACCTCTACGGCGACGGCGACGTCGACGGCTACCGGGCGCGCGCGTCGGAGGCGGGTCTCGACGGCCTTGTCGAGTTCCACGGTCCGACACCGCGCGAGCAGGTGCTGGCGGCGCACGGAGCGGCCGACGCGTTCCTCTTCCCGACCTGGGCGGGGGAGGCGTTCGGCGTCGCCCCGGTCGAGGCCGCGGCGGCGGGGTGCGTGCCGATCGTGACGGGATCGAGCGGAGTCGCCGAGTTCCTCATCGACGGCGTCGACTGCCTCAAGATCACCCGGTCGACGGCCTCGCTGCTCAAAGCGATGCGCGACGTCGTCTCGGGAGCCGTGGATCTCGAGGCCCTCGGCCGCCGCGGACGGGCGGCCGCCCGCGGACCGCTGTCGTTCGAGCGCTCGGTCGAGCTCCTCGAGCGCTCTCTCGAGCGCCGCAGCCGACCGGGGCTCGCCGAGCGCACCGGCGACACCGGCCTCGAGGCCGACATCATGGACAAGGATCGGCGGGCGATGGATCAGCTCCACCGCCGGCTCTCCGGACGGGACGACGACGATGACCAGTGACCACGACTACCGCGAGAACCCCGGCTCCGTGCCGACCCGCTTCGGCCGGGGCGGCGCGGCCCTGCGCGAGGCGGTCCACCGCCTGGTGGCCCCGTACTTCGAGCAGGCGCGACTGCGCACCGAGGAGGTGCGCGGCGAGACCGCGGCGCTGCGGGGCGAGATCACCGCGGTGCGGGAGGAGATCGCCGGGCTCCGGGCGGAGCTGGACGACGTCCGAGCGACGACGGGCGAGCTGCGCGACTCGGTCGCCTCGTGGCGCGCGTCGGCCGACGAGGTGCTGACCGCGACTCCGCCCCACCTCGCCGCCGTCGACGAGAGGGCCGAGCTGGCCGAGGAGCGCCTGCGCGGAGTCGAGCTCGAGCTGCGCGCGGTCACCCGCCGTCTCGCGGAGGCGCTGGAGCCGAGCGGGGCCTGACGGGGCCGGGCGGGCGGCGGGATCAGGCCGGCACGGCGAGCCGGGCCAGCAGCTCGGAGATGCGCCCCGCGCAGCCGCCGCAGCCGGTCCCCGCGCGGGTGGCGGCTCCGACGCACGCGACCGTGCCGGCGCCGGCCGCGATCGAGTCGGTGATGGCGGCGGCCGAGACGCCGTTGCACCAGCAGACGGTCGCCTCGGGGGCGAACGGGTCGCCGGTGGGCGCCGCCCCGGCGTCGGGTGCGTCGAGGCGGAGCAGGCTCGAGCGGTCGGCCGGCAGCTCGGAGCCGCGCTCGAACAGGAGCGTCAGCTCGGCGCCCGCGCGGGGCAGGCCGACCGAGACGAATCCGCGCAGCACGCCGCCGACCGTGACGAGCTTCGTGTAGCCACCGCGGGCGGGGTCGGCCCAGACGGTCACCTCCGCGTGCTCGGAGCAGCCCGTCGCGTGGGGAGCCGCATCCCACGGCTCGGCGGAGGCGTCGCCGCCGGCGACCAGGTCGACGCCCTCGGCCTTCAGCATCACGACCGCAGGGCGCGGCTCCGGTACGCGCTCGTCGGCCGGGCGGCCCTCCGCCTCCGCGCCGAGGCGCGCCGCGAGGCGGTCCGCCTGCTGCCAGCCCGGGCCGATGAGTCCGCTCGGGCCGCCGGGGACGCGGCCGTCGGGCAGAGCGGAGCCGGGCGCGGCGACGTGCGCGCAGTCGCCGATCGCGAAGACGGCGGGGTCGCTCCAGCTGCGCTGGTGCTCGTCGACGAGGATCCCGGTCGACACGGCGAGGTCGGCGCTCGCCGCGAGCTCGGTCCGGGCGCCGACACCGCACGAGAGCACGAGCAGGTCGCCCTCGATCTGCTTGCCGTCGGCGCAGAGCAGCGCCTGGAAGTGCGCGCGGCCGAGCTCGTCGTGGGCCAGCAGCACGCTCTCGGAGCGGGCGTGCGAGACCATCTCGACGCCGGCGGCGCGAGCGGCCGCGGCGAGCATCCGCCCGCCCCCGTGATCGAGGTTGCGGCCCATCGGGATGTCGCCGTGGTAGACGACCACCACCTCGGCGCCCTGCTCGGCGGCCGCGAGCGCGAACTCCACGCCGAGCACCCCCGCGCCCAGCACGACGATGCGCGACCCCGCCCGTACGGCCTCGCGGACGACGCGCGCATCGTCGAGGTCGCGCAGGGCGACGACGCGCTCCGGCAGCGGCCTCGCTCCGCGGTCGAGGGTCTCCGGTGAGTCCGCGCGGGCGCGGCGATCGCGGCGCGACCGCTCCATCCCGGCGAGGGTGGGCACATTGGCGCGCGCGCCGGTCGCGAAGACGAGGCGGTCGTAGGGGAGGCGCTCGCCGTCGTGCAGCCGCACGACGCGGCGCGCGCGGTCGAGGCCGACGGCGGCGGCGCCGAGCCGGAAGACGACCCCCGCCTTCTCTGCCGCGATCCGGTCGCCCAGGTCGAGGCGCTCGCGGGTGGCTCGGCCGACGGCGTACTCGGCCAGCAGCACGCGGTTGTACGCGTCGTCGCTCTCGGCGCCGACCACCGTCAGCGCGACCGCGCCGGAGCGGACGGTCGGCAGCAGCTCCTCGACGAAGCGGGACCCGACCGGGCCGTGGCCGAGGAGGAGGATCCGGAGAGGCTCAGGCATCGGTGGTCCCTTCCGCGCGGACCCAGACCCGCGTGCGCTTGAACTCGGGCATCGACGAGACCGGATCCACGACCGCCTCGGTCAGCAGGTTCGCGCACTGCTCGCCCGCGTAGTGGAACGGCAGGAACACGGTGTCGTGGCGGATGTCGGCCGTCACCGCGGCCCGCGCCCGCACGACTCCTCGGACGTTGCCGACCACGACCGGTGCGCCGTCGCTCACGCCGAGGCGCGAAGCGGTCGCCGGGTGGATCTCGAGGCGCGCCTCCGGGCGCGCGGCGTCGAGCTCGGCGACGCGGCGCGTCTGCGTGCCCGACTGGTACTGCTGCAGGTAGCGGCCGGTGATGAGCGTCAGCTCGTCGCCGCGGTCGGTGACGGGGGCGGAGCGCGCCGTCACGGCGACCAGCCTCGCGCGCCCGTCGGGGTGGCCGAAGCGCTCACCGAACAGGCGCGGCGTGCCGGTGCTGCCCGCGGGGTACGGCCAGTAGGCCTCGACTCCCGTGTCGAGCAGGGCGTGCGAGAGTCCGGAGTAGTCGGCCGGGCCGCCCTCCGACGCGCGGGCGAGCTCGTCGAAGACCTCGGCGGGCCTCGTCGACCACGTGCCCGGCGCCCCGAGGCGGCGGGCCAGCTCGCTCAGGATCCACAGCTCGCTGCGGACGCCCGCGGGCGGGTCGATCGCCCTCCGGCGGCGCAGGACGCGGCCCTCGAGCGAGGTCATCGTCCCCTCCTCCTCGGCCCACTGCGGCACGGGCAGCACGATGTCGGCCAGCGCGGCCGTCTCGGAGAGGAAGAAGTCGCACACGACGAGCGTGTCGAGCGCGCGGAGCCCCGCGCGCACCGCGTGGACGTCGGGCGCCGACACCACCACGTTCGAGCCGTGCACCAGCAGGCAGTGCACCGAGCGGCCGAGCTCGGCGAGCAGGGCCACGGCGGGCAGGCCGGCGCCCGGGAGGACCTCGGGATCGACGCCCCAGACGGCGGCGACGTGGCGGCGCGCCTCCGGATCGCGGATCGAGCGGTAGCCCGGCAGCTGATCGGCCTTCTGCCCGTGCTCGCGGCCGCCCTGGCCGTTGCCCTGGCCGGTGAGGGTCCCGTAGCCGGATCCCGGCCGGCCGACGAGCCCCAGGATCAGCGCGAGGTCGATCGCGGCCGTCGCCGTGTCGGTGCCGTCGACGTGCTGCTCGACCCCGCGCCCGGTGAGCACGTACACGCGCCCCTCGGCCAGCCGCCGCGCGGTGCTGCGCAGCAGCTCGGTCGGCACGCCGGTGACGGAGGAGGTCCGCTCCGGCCACCACGACGACACGCTGCGCCGCACCGCGTCGAACCCGGTCGTGCGAGCGGCGAGGTACGCGGTGTCGGCGAGCCCCTCGGCGAGCACCAGGTGGGTGAGCCCGAGCAGCAGCGCGAGGTCGGTGCCCGGGGCGGGCTGCAG
The genomic region above belongs to Rathayibacter sp. VKM Ac-2759 and contains:
- a CDS encoding molybdopterin oxidoreductase family protein, with protein sequence MTPAPAPTDSHCPYCALQCAMTLTPADGATPVTIAGRQFPTNRGGLCAKGWTAAELLASGQRLRAPLMRAADGELREVSWAEALDAVAEAVRGVRERHGADAVAVFGGGGLTNEKAYQLGKFARIALGTSRIDYNGRFCMSSAAAAGNRAFGIDRGLPFPVADLDDADTILLLGSNVAATMPPFLAHLAGARSRGGLVVVDPRRSATARLTEDGAGTHLQPAPGTDLALLLGLTHLVLAEGLADTAYLAARTTGFDAVRRSVSSWWPERTSSVTGVPTELLRSTARRLAEGRVYVLTGRGVEQHVDGTDTATAAIDLALILGLVGRPGSGYGTLTGQGNGQGGREHGQKADQLPGYRSIRDPEARRHVAAVWGVDPEVLPGAGLPAVALLAELGRSVHCLLVHGSNVVVSAPDVHAVRAGLRALDTLVVCDFFLSETAALADIVLPVPQWAEEEGTMTSLEGRVLRRRRAIDPPAGVRSELWILSELARRLGAPGTWSTRPAEVFDELARASEGGPADYSGLSHALLDTGVEAYWPYPAGSTGTPRLFGERFGHPDGRARLVAVTARSAPVTDRGDELTLITGRYLQQYQSGTQTRRVAELDAARPEARLEIHPATASRLGVSDGAPVVVGNVRGVVRARAAVTADIRHDTVFLPFHYAGEQCANLLTEAVVDPVSSMPEFKRTRVWVRAEGTTDA
- a CDS encoding glycosyltransferase, producing MRLLFLSNLYPPQVLGGYEMTCARVAEAMAARGHAVRVLTTPTYLPPEASPVEVHRTLGLRTYFPLPQTGGEIVQLMHHESAVSRFENTRILLEELRDFAPTHVVAFNILGLGGLALIDLLRTVDAGWMWNLGDRIPNALVDGLPERVLEVYGADAADHFDRGEIVAVSRSLVDAIEAGGLELGEVEVIGRGVSVPPDSGEPRRYREGGITRFTFAASLGEHKGVELVLEAAALLAEETRDFRVDLYGDGDVDGYRARASEAGLDGLVEFHGPTPREQVLAAHGAADAFLFPTWAGEAFGVAPVEAAAAGCVPIVTGSSGVAEFLIDGVDCLKITRSTASLLKAMRDVVSGAVDLEALGRRGRAAARGPLSFERSVELLERSLERRSRPGLAERTGDTGLEADIMDKDRRAMDQLHRRLSGRDDDDDQ
- a CDS encoding glycosyltransferase; protein product: MHPALAALGRRLRPRTRLAALGRRVRPRTRILAVAGGLRERRAAAVAARPIDHPRSLAFRRELLVLELANRFSRRPVTDPGGEVVVTMTTHGDRIHRVHVALESIARGSARPARLALWLDDPALVAALPASLERLRRRGLEIHLVEGHRVHTKYYPHLLSGRAGERDLVTSDDDIVYPRHWLRGLLDARARYPRETVLCYRAHRVAVVDGVVAPYTSWRPVEDTRAGFDVFGTSVSGQLFPSELMEAVAAHGDAFREVAPDADDIWLHVRAVDAGYRIAQIQPEAELFPFVPRTQQSGLYLVNYWDGGNDRQARATYTPAVTERIAADAGRGAL
- a CDS encoding FAD-dependent oxidoreductase; protein product: MPEPLRILLLGHGPVGSRFVEELLPTVRSGAVALTVVGAESDDAYNRVLLAEYAVGRATRERLDLGDRIAAEKAGVVFRLGAAAVGLDRARRVVRLHDGERLPYDRLVFATGARANVPTLAGMERSRRDRRARADSPETLDRGARPLPERVVALRDLDDARVVREAVRAGSRIVVLGAGVLGVEFALAAAEQGAEVVVVYHGDIPMGRNLDHGGGRMLAAAARAAGVEMVSHARSESVLLAHDELGRAHFQALLCADGKQIEGDLLVLSCGVGARTELAASADLAVSTGILVDEHQRSWSDPAVFAIGDCAHVAAPGSALPDGRVPGGPSGLIGPGWQQADRLAARLGAEAEGRPADERVPEPRPAVVMLKAEGVDLVAGGDASAEPWDAAPHATGCSEHAEVTVWADPARGGYTKLVTVGGVLRGFVSVGLPRAGAELTLLFERGSELPADRSSLLRLDAPDAGAAPTGDPFAPEATVCWCNGVSAAAITDSIAAGAGTVACVGAATRAGTGCGGCAGRISELLARLAVPA